The proteins below are encoded in one region of Hordeum vulgare subsp. vulgare chromosome 3H, MorexV3_pseudomolecules_assembly, whole genome shotgun sequence:
- the LOC123445565 gene encoding uncharacterized protein LOC123445565 produces MAPALVREELIPWELNKFKLASLRNGDVVARYQINRPSDLVAIAQLSREHRPLVCLDLKESENVLKTNIMNLRHRNILRVEVIQELQLPVLNPKNIAVVVEPHEGPLTLFLSKLPLTEKGSNAVPSQSLRDVIRQIVEALEELRVNGVYHGDLTIHNMYHSKVGGAVVVKLVNFQNRAIDLETAQLMDWVELGHILLLISESAKLNDNTASCSIIDRLASKLIALVNTDCLSRIKEATLDDMFFWDTRRRTMFYIHEIPKALNDDDFVTRVRQHAWPLPWDTEHGGLVKAMNDYREEVAVQVQEF; encoded by the exons ATGGCACCAGCCCTTGTGCGTGAAGAACTTATTCCTTGGGAGTTAAACAAATTTAAGTTAGCTTCATTACGTAATGGCGATGTAGTTGCTCGTTATCAAATCAATAGGCCTTCAGATCTCGTTGCAATTGCTCAGTTATCACGAGAGCATAGGCCTCTAGTCTGTTTGGATCTAAAAGAATCAGAAAATGTGCTTAAGACAAATATTATGAATCTGAGGCATCGGAATATCTTAAGAGTTGAAGTTATACAAGAATTGCAGCTACCTGTCTTGAACCCGAAGaatattgctgttgttgtggagCCTCATGAGGGACCTCTTACTTTGTTTTTGTCCAAATTGCCTCTGACCGAGAAAGGCAGTAATGCTGTCCCATCACAGTCTCTTAGAGATGTTATAAG ACAAATTGTGGAGGCTCTTGAAGAGCTCAGGGTTAATGGAGTCTATCATGGAGATCTTACAATACATAATATGTACCATTCAAAAGTTGGGGGTGCTGTTGTAGTGAAATTAGTCAATTTTCAAAACAGAG CTATTGATTTGGAGACTGCACAGTTAATGGACTGGGTTGAGCTTGgtcatattcttcttcttatttcagaGTCAGCAAAGTTGAACGATAATACTGCCTCATGTTCCATAATTGACCGCCTGGCATCGAAATTGATAGCATTAGTAAACAC tGACTGTCTTTCAAGAATAAAAGAGGCTACTCTTGATGATATGTTTTTCTGGGACACACGAAGGCGGACAATGTTCTATATTCATGAGATCCCTAAAGCGCTGAACGACGATGATTTTGTTACAAGGGTGAGGCAGCATGCGTGGCCACTACCATGGGACACTGAGCACGGGGGACTCGTAAAAGCCATGAACGACTATCGGGAAGAAGTTGCGGTGCAGGTGCAGGAGTTCTGA
- the LOC123445566 gene encoding DNA mismatch repair protein MLH1-like, translated as MEVDDAAPRGGGGGGEPPRIRRLEESVVNRIAAGEVIQRPSSAVKELVENSIDADSSTISVTVKDGGLKLIQVSDDGHGIRCEDLPILCERHTTSKLSAYEDLQTIKFMGFGGEALASMTYVGHVTVTTITEGQLHGYRVSYRDGVMENDPKPCAAVKGTQIMVENLFYNMVARRKTLQNSNDDYPKIVDFISRFAVHHINVNFSCRKHGANRADVRSGSTSSRL; from the exons ATGGAGGTCGACGACGCGGCGCCgcgcggcgggggcgggggcggggagccgccccgcatccggcggctggaggagtcggtggtgaACCGCATCGCCGCGGGGGAGGTGATCCAGCGGCCCTCGTCGGCGGTGAAGGAACTCGTCGAGAACAGCATCGACGCCGACTCCTCCACCATCTCCGTCACCGTCAAGGACGGGGGCCTCAAGCTCATCCAGGTCTCGGACGACGGCCACGGCATCCGG TGTGAGGACTTGCCAATATTGTGTGAGAGGCATACTACCTCAAAGTTGTCTGCATATGAGGATCTACAGACAATAAAGTTCATGGGGTTCGgaggggaggctttggccagtATGACTTATGTTGGCCATGTTACCGTGACAACAATAACAGAAGGCCAACTGCATGGCTACAG AGTTTCTTATAGGGATGGAGTAATGGAGAATGACCCAAAGCCCTGTGCTGCGGTTAAAGGAACTCAAATCATG GTTGAAAATTTATTCTACAATATGGTAGCTCGTAGGAAAACACTGCAGAACTCCAATGATGACTATCCAAAGATAGTGGACTTCATCAGTCGGTTTGCAGTCCATCACATCAATGTGAACTTCTCTTGCAGAAAG CATGGAGCCAATAGAGCAGATGTTCGTAGTGGGAGCACATCTTCAAGGCTATAG